A part of Ktedonobacterales bacterium genomic DNA contains:
- the rpsD gene encoding 30S ribosomal protein S4: protein MARYTGPVCRLCRREGMKLFLKGDRCLSKKCAIERGRGRPGQHGAGRVRKASGYALQLREKQKVRRTYGILERQFRRHFQAAAHQPGKTSDNLLQLLEMRLDNLVYRLGFGDSRSQARQLVSHGHFEVNGRKTDIPSFIARPGDVIAVREHSKNLEYFKTRALMLAQKGVPNWLRLDTAALSGRVMALPTRTELELPFDEALVVELYQR from the coding sequence ATGGCACGCTATACAGGCCCGGTCTGCCGTTTGTGCAGGCGTGAGGGCATGAAGTTATTTCTGAAGGGTGATCGCTGCCTGAGTAAAAAGTGCGCGATTGAGCGAGGCCGGGGCCGCCCAGGCCAACATGGGGCCGGGCGTGTGCGCAAGGCATCGGGCTATGCGCTGCAACTGCGTGAGAAGCAGAAGGTGCGCCGCACCTATGGTATTCTGGAGCGGCAGTTCCGGCGTCACTTCCAGGCGGCGGCTCACCAGCCTGGCAAAACCAGTGATAATCTGCTGCAACTGCTTGAGATGCGCCTGGATAATCTGGTGTATCGCCTGGGGTTCGGCGATTCCCGCTCGCAGGCGCGCCAGCTTGTCTCGCATGGTCATTTTGAGGTTAATGGGCGCAAGACGGACATCCCCTCGTTTATTGCCCGCCCTGGGGATGTGATTGCGGTGCGTGAACACAGTAAGAACCTCGAATACTTTAAGACGCGGGCGCTCATGCTTGCCCAAAAGGGCGTGCCCAACTGGCTGCGGCTGGATACGGCTGCATTGTCTGGGCGTGTGATGGCGCTGCCAACGCGCACGGAACTTGAGCTGCCCTTCGACGAGGCGCTGGTGGTTGAACTGTACCAGCGGTAA
- a CDS encoding branched-chain amino acid transaminase: MDTKVVFMNGEFIPTNEAKVSVMTHGLSYGTGCFEGIRGYMADDAQQVYIFRAREHYERLHRSCRILSMQLPYSVDELLEISAELVRRNGQHEDVYLRPFVFKADEVIGVRLHGLKDHFTIYSVPMGAYIDVDRGLHCGVSSWRRIDDNMVPARAKISGGYINSAFAKSEALQNGFDEAIMLTADGHVSEGSAENIFLVLNGELVTPPPSENILLGVTRDTVMKLAQRELGRITRERSIDRTELYCAEEIFLCGTGAQIAPVTMIDHRPIGTGAISPVSAEIQRIYFDVVRGRRPEYREEWCMPAYPRLASASKAASSQVEAPSV; encoded by the coding sequence ATGGATACAAAAGTCGTTTTCATGAATGGCGAGTTTATTCCCACCAACGAAGCAAAGGTCAGCGTCATGACTCACGGCCTGTCCTATGGCACCGGCTGCTTTGAGGGCATTCGTGGGTACATGGCCGATGACGCGCAGCAAGTGTACATTTTCCGCGCGCGGGAACATTATGAGCGCCTGCACCGTTCCTGTCGTATCTTAAGCATGCAGCTTCCTTACTCTGTAGATGAGTTGTTAGAGATTAGCGCGGAACTGGTTCGCCGTAACGGCCAGCACGAAGATGTCTATCTGCGGCCTTTCGTTTTTAAAGCCGATGAAGTGATCGGCGTCCGGCTGCACGGCTTGAAAGACCACTTCACCATCTATTCTGTGCCGATGGGCGCCTACATTGATGTGGATCGCGGCCTGCATTGTGGGGTTTCGTCCTGGCGACGGATTGACGATAACATGGTTCCGGCCCGCGCCAAAATTAGCGGCGGCTACATCAATTCAGCCTTTGCCAAATCTGAGGCGCTCCAAAATGGCTTTGACGAAGCCATCATGCTTACTGCCGATGGACATGTCTCTGAAGGCAGCGCCGAAAATATCTTCCTCGTCCTCAATGGCGAACTGGTCACTCCGCCGCCCTCCGAAAATATCCTCTTAGGCGTCACCCGCGATACAGTGATGAAGCTTGCCCAGCGCGAACTTGGCCGCATCACCCGCGAGCGCAGCATTGACCGCACCGAACTCTACTGCGCCGAAGAAATCTTCCTGTGCGGCACCGGCGCGCAGATCGCCCCCGTCACGATGATCGATCACCGCCCGATAGGCACAGGCGCCATCAGTCCGGTCAGCGCCGAAATCCAGCGTATCTATTTCGATGTCGTGCGTGGCCGCCGCCCCGAATACCGCGAAGAGTGGTGCATGCCAGCTTATCCCAGGCTGGCGTCGGCTTCCAAAGCCGCCTCGTCTCAGGTCGAGGCTCCCAGCGTCTAA
- the rpsK gene encoding 30S ribosomal protein S11: MADAKKKTAGRPRRRERKSVPRGQAHIQSTFNNTLVTITDPNGNVISWGSAGMHNFKGSRKSTPYAAQVTAETAARKAMEHGLRQIEVYVRGPGSGREAAIRSLQTAGIAVISITDVTPIPHNGCRPPKRRRV, from the coding sequence ATGGCTGATGCAAAGAAGAAGACGGCTGGTCGCCCTCGCCGTCGTGAGCGCAAATCCGTTCCGCGCGGGCAGGCGCATATTCAATCTACGTTTAATAATACACTTGTAACCATTACTGATCCAAATGGCAATGTGATTTCCTGGGGCAGCGCCGGAATGCACAACTTTAAGGGTTCGCGCAAGAGTACGCCGTATGCCGCGCAGGTGACGGCGGAAACGGCGGCCCGCAAGGCGATGGAGCATGGGCTGCGCCAGATTGAGGTGTATGTTAGAGGGCCAGGTTCCGGGCGTGAAGCGGCGATTCGCTCGCTTCAGACGGCTGGTATTGCGGTTATTTCCATTACTGATGTCACGCCCATTCCGCACAACGGGTGCCGTCCGCCAAAGCGACGCCGCGTGTAG
- the rpmJ gene encoding 50S ribosomal protein L36 codes for MKVRASVKPRCPDCKVIRRRRVVMVICSKNPKHKQKQG; via the coding sequence ATGAAAGTGCGTGCTTCGGTAAAACCACGCTGCCCGGATTGCAAAGTGATTCGTCGGCGCCGTGTGGTTATGGTGATCTGTAGTAAGAACCCCAAGCATAAACAAAAGCAGGGATAA
- the rpsM gene encoding 30S ribosomal protein S13 — protein MAGSARIAGVDIPRDKRVEIALTYVFGVGLTTSKKVLEHTRVNPDTRVKDLTEEEVNRLREYIDRNVKVEGDLRREVDMNIRRLIEIGSYRGMRHRRNLPVHGQRTRTNARTKRGVKKTVAGRKKATAKK, from the coding sequence ATGGCCGGTAGCGCAAGAATTGCTGGCGTAGATATTCCGCGCGATAAGCGTGTGGAGATTGCGCTGACCTACGTGTTTGGCGTTGGCCTGACCACCAGCAAAAAGGTGCTGGAGCATACCCGCGTCAACCCGGATACTCGCGTGAAGGATTTAACGGAAGAAGAGGTCAACCGCTTGCGTGAGTATATTGACCGCAACGTCAAGGTTGAGGGCGATTTACGCCGCGAAGTGGACATGAATATCAGGCGGCTGATCGAGATTGGCAGCTATCGGGGGATGCGCCACCGGCGCAATCTGCCGGTACATGGGCAGCGCACACGCACGAATGCGCGAACCAAGCGAGGGGTGAAGAAGACCGTCGCCGGGCGCAAGAAGGCTACTGCGAAGAAATAA
- the rplM gene encoding 50S ribosomal protein L13 produces the protein MMKTYSARASELQPRWYVIDAEGQILGRLATQVAQVLRGKHKPIFTPHLNSGDFVIVINAGKIRVTGKRLDQKMYYRHSQYPGGLKSETLRQVLAKHPDRAIRHAVKGMLPHNRLGDDMLDRLKVYGGPDHPHQAQKPVPWGEAEPASVEATETAEA, from the coding sequence GTGATGAAAACCTATAGCGCCAGGGCGTCGGAGTTACAACCACGCTGGTATGTGATTGACGCCGAAGGCCAGATTTTGGGTCGGCTGGCAACGCAGGTTGCCCAGGTCTTGCGCGGCAAGCATAAGCCGATCTTTACGCCGCATCTGAATTCGGGCGATTTTGTGATCGTGATCAATGCTGGCAAGATTCGTGTCACTGGCAAGCGGCTCGATCAAAAGATGTATTATCGCCACAGTCAGTATCCAGGTGGCCTGAAGAGCGAGACGCTGCGGCAGGTGCTGGCGAAGCATCCAGATCGCGCGATCCGGCATGCGGTGAAGGGGATGCTGCCGCATAATCGGCTGGGCGATGATATGCTGGATCGGCTGAAGGTCTATGGAGGGCCAGATCACCCGCATCAGGCGCAAAAGCCTGTGCCCTGGGGTGAAGCAGAGCCAGCCAGCGTAGAGGCTACAGAAACCGCAGAAGCGTGA
- the map gene encoding type I methionyl aminopeptidase translates to MAIITKSKTEREEMRAAGALVAEILETLTRAVRPGVTTAKLNELAARELKQYRATSNFKGYHGGLYFPGTICASVNEEVVHGIPGKRVLREGDIISIDFGAVYNGWNGDSATTVPVGQVSPEAERLLRVTREALQQGIAKARAGNRVQDIGRAVQQYVEASGFSVVRQYVGHGIGREMHEEPQVPNYVDEHQRNPQLLPGMVIAIEPMVNAGGAATRVLDDRWTVVTADGSLSAHFEHTVAITEGEPDILTLPRM, encoded by the coding sequence ATGGCGATTATTACCAAGTCGAAAACTGAGCGGGAAGAGATGCGCGCCGCTGGCGCGCTGGTGGCCGAGATTTTAGAGACGCTTACGCGCGCGGTGCGGCCAGGGGTGACAACGGCGAAATTGAACGAGCTGGCGGCGCGCGAATTGAAGCAGTATAGGGCGACCTCGAACTTCAAGGGCTATCACGGCGGCCTCTACTTTCCTGGCACGATCTGCGCGTCGGTGAATGAGGAAGTGGTGCATGGCATTCCAGGCAAGCGTGTCTTGAGAGAAGGCGATATTATCAGCATTGACTTCGGCGCGGTCTATAACGGCTGGAATGGCGATTCGGCTACGACGGTGCCGGTGGGTCAGGTTTCGCCGGAAGCTGAGCGGCTGCTGCGGGTGACGCGCGAAGCCTTGCAGCAAGGTATAGCAAAGGCGCGTGCTGGCAATCGGGTGCAGGACATTGGGCGGGCTGTGCAGCAGTATGTAGAGGCGTCTGGCTTCTCGGTGGTACGGCAGTATGTTGGGCATGGCATTGGCCGCGAGATGCACGAGGAGCCGCAGGTGCCGAATTATGTGGATGAACATCAGCGCAATCCACAACTGCTCCCCGGCATGGTGATTGCTATCGAGCCGATGGTGAACGCGGGCGGCGCCGCGACCAGGGTGCTGGATGATAGGTGGACGGTGGTTACTGCTGATGGCAGCCTTTCCGCGCACTTCGAGCATACGGTGGCGATTACGGAGGGCGAGCCGGATATTTTGACGCTGCCGCGCATGTGA
- the rplQ gene encoding 50S ribosomal protein L17: MDGLIRYERIKTTEARAKAIRGETEQLITTAINGTRAAWGHLRSVVQDDHQAEDVWLLARRGYFSLDEEVASNEDREAQGKLPLSAEGRKFREQRLKERQTELLKIIADRDEAQAALDAAREAMAIQLHARRQILKRLPNEVVVKKVFDELVPRYMDRPGGYTRIVKLGRRVGDAAEMAQIELV, encoded by the coding sequence ATGGATGGCCTGATTCGCTACGAGCGAATTAAGACAACGGAAGCCAGAGCGAAGGCCATTCGGGGAGAGACGGAACAGCTTATTACAACGGCTATCAACGGGACGCGGGCAGCCTGGGGGCATTTGCGCTCGGTTGTGCAGGATGACCATCAGGCTGAAGATGTCTGGCTGCTGGCGCGCAGGGGCTATTTTTCGCTGGATGAGGAAGTGGCGAGCAACGAGGACCGCGAGGCCCAGGGTAAGCTGCCTCTTTCTGCGGAAGGGCGCAAGTTCCGCGAGCAGCGCCTCAAGGAGCGCCAGACCGAACTGCTGAAGATCATTGCGGATCGTGATGAGGCGCAGGCGGCGCTGGACGCGGCTCGTGAGGCGATGGCGATTCAACTGCACGCGCGCCGCCAGATTCTGAAGCGCCTGCCGAACGAGGTGGTGGTGAAGAAAGTCTTTGATGAGCTGGTCCCTCGCTATATGGATCGTCCGGGCGGCTATACGCGCATTGTGAAGCTTGGGCGTCGCGTGGGTGACGCGGCTGAGATGGCGCAGATCGAGTTGGTCTAG
- the rocF gene encoding arginase produces MHIHIIGAPIDLGSGRRGVDMGPSAIRYAGLGERLGQLGYTVKDEGNVVAPEPETFSIENPHLKYLEPILAACEKLAAVVERSSGPDDLPLVIGGDHSIALGSITGAVKARGRVGVVWIDAHADFNTDQTTPSGNIHGMPLAALAGFGDERLVTIGGFQPKISPAQIAIVAARDLDPGERDLLHREQVHVFTMKDIDRLGLSETIARALEVATRDTNGLHVSFDMDSIDPREAPGVGTPVRGGITYREAHLVMELIADSGKLTSLDVVEVNPILDQENRTANLAVELILSALGKRIF; encoded by the coding sequence ATGCACATTCATATTATTGGCGCTCCCATAGACCTGGGTTCTGGGCGGCGCGGCGTTGATATGGGGCCGAGCGCCATCCGCTATGCCGGACTCGGTGAGCGGCTGGGTCAGCTTGGCTATACCGTCAAAGACGAGGGCAATGTCGTCGCGCCTGAGCCAGAAACCTTTTCTATCGAGAACCCTCACCTTAAATACCTGGAACCCATCTTGGCCGCCTGCGAAAAACTCGCCGCCGTAGTCGAACGCTCCTCTGGACCCGACGATCTCCCCCTGGTCATTGGGGGCGACCACAGCATCGCCCTTGGCTCCATCACCGGAGCAGTCAAGGCGCGTGGCCGCGTCGGGGTGGTCTGGATCGACGCGCACGCCGATTTCAATACCGATCAAACGACCCCATCTGGCAACATTCACGGCATGCCCCTTGCAGCCCTGGCAGGTTTTGGGGATGAGCGCCTGGTCACTATTGGCGGCTTTCAGCCTAAAATCTCTCCGGCGCAGATTGCCATTGTCGCCGCGCGCGATCTTGATCCTGGTGAGCGCGACCTGCTCCATCGAGAGCAGGTCCACGTCTTCACCATGAAAGATATTGACCGCCTGGGGCTTTCCGAAACAATCGCGCGGGCGCTGGAGGTTGCCACCAGGGACACCAACGGCCTGCACGTCAGTTTTGATATGGACTCCATAGACCCACGCGAAGCCCCGGGGGTGGGTACGCCGGTGCGCGGCGGCATCACCTATCGTGAGGCCCATCTGGTGATGGAACTCATTGCCGACTCTGGCAAGCTCACCTCGCTTGATGTCGTCGAAGTCAATCCCATTCTCGATCAAGAAAACCGGACCGCCAACCTTGCTGTGGAGTTGATTCTCTCTGCGCTGGGCAAGCGCATTTTTTAG
- the infA gene encoding translation initiation factor IF-1: MPKKDALEYEGVIMEALPNAQFRVELSNGHKVLAYLSGKMRTNFVRVVPGDKVKVVLSEYDLDQGRIVWRNRG; encoded by the coding sequence ATGCCAAAAAAGGATGCCCTGGAATACGAAGGGGTCATCATGGAAGCGCTGCCGAACGCGCAGTTCCGGGTGGAGTTAAGCAACGGGCATAAGGTGCTGGCTTATTTGTCGGGCAAGATGCGCACCAATTTTGTGCGCGTGGTCCCGGGCGATAAGGTGAAGGTAGTTCTTTCAGAATATGACCTGGATCAAGGGCGCATCGTCTGGCGCAATCGGGGATAG
- a CDS encoding DNA-directed RNA polymerase subunit alpha — protein MLDIALPRIKCTQSSENYASYDIEPLEAGYGMTLGNALRRVLLSSLPGAAVTSIKIEGVQHEFQDVSHVKEDVTDIVLNVKRLRMRSFSDHQVMMRLDVSGEREITAADILAPSTVEIVNKDLHIATLDSPEAHLDMDLIVETGKGYVPAESKEGQPIGIIPVDAIFTPVQKVNYAVEHTRVGQMTNYDKIVLQVWTDGTITPDEAVRQASQILVRHFTQIADYHAVLAEPDKPPLSSYPIPPQVYDTPIEELDLSVRAYNCLKRSNITKVGQVLSMNEEDLLAVRNFGEKSLQELRERLVLKRFLPNPRKGGGTMTLDADEEGDESFPSTNGLN, from the coding sequence GTGCTTGATATTGCTCTGCCTCGTATAAAATGTACCCAATCCTCGGAGAACTATGCCAGCTACGATATTGAACCGTTGGAGGCAGGGTATGGCATGACCCTGGGTAACGCGCTGCGCCGCGTGTTGCTCTCTTCGCTGCCAGGAGCGGCAGTGACCTCCATCAAGATTGAAGGCGTTCAGCATGAGTTTCAGGATGTTTCGCATGTCAAGGAAGATGTGACGGATATTGTGCTGAATGTCAAGCGGCTGCGCATGCGGTCCTTTTCTGATCATCAGGTGATGATGCGCCTGGATGTATCGGGCGAGCGCGAGATCACGGCGGCGGATATTCTGGCGCCCAGTACGGTGGAGATTGTGAACAAAGACCTCCACATCGCTACGCTCGATAGCCCGGAGGCGCATCTGGATATGGACCTGATTGTGGAGACCGGCAAGGGCTATGTTCCGGCTGAGTCGAAGGAAGGCCAGCCCATCGGGATTATTCCGGTTGACGCGATCTTTACGCCGGTACAAAAGGTCAACTATGCTGTTGAGCATACGCGCGTCGGCCAGATGACGAACTACGATAAGATTGTGTTGCAAGTCTGGACGGATGGCACGATTACGCCAGATGAGGCGGTGCGCCAGGCATCGCAGATTCTGGTACGCCATTTCACCCAGATTGCGGACTATCACGCGGTTCTTGCTGAGCCGGACAAGCCGCCGCTCTCCAGCTATCCGATTCCGCCGCAGGTGTACGATACACCTATCGAGGAATTGGACCTGTCGGTGCGCGCGTATAACTGTCTCAAGCGCAGCAATATTACGAAGGTCGGCCAGGTCTTGTCAATGAATGAGGAGGATCTGCTGGCGGTGCGCAACTTTGGGGAGAAGAGCCTGCAAGAACTGCGCGAGCGCCTGGTCCTGAAGCGTTTCCTGCCCAATCCGCGTAAAGGGGGCGGCACGATGACGCTCGATGCGGATGAGGAAGGCGATGAGAGTTTCCCATCAACCAACGGCTTGAACTAA
- the rpsI gene encoding 30S ribosomal protein S9 gives MRGSYYYGTGRRKTAVARVRLFPGGDGTIIVNGKDSNQYFGREALTATIRAPLRLLEVGGRFNATVRVVGGGVSGQAGAIRHGLSRALVRADEGWKPALRKAGFLTRDPRMKERKKYGLKRARKAPQYTKR, from the coding sequence ATTCGAGGGTCTTATTATTATGGTACCGGGCGGCGCAAGACGGCGGTAGCGCGTGTGCGGCTCTTTCCCGGTGGTGATGGCACGATCATTGTCAATGGCAAAGATTCTAATCAGTATTTTGGGCGCGAGGCGCTGACAGCGACGATTCGCGCGCCGCTGCGTCTGTTGGAAGTTGGCGGGCGGTTTAATGCGACAGTGCGCGTGGTCGGCGGGGGAGTCAGCGGCCAGGCTGGAGCCATCCGGCATGGCCTGTCCCGCGCTCTGGTGCGTGCCGATGAAGGCTGGAAGCCTGCGCTGCGCAAGGCGGGCTTTTTGACACGCGATCCGCGCATGAAGGAACGCAAGAAGTACGGCTTGAAGCGCGCGCGCAAAGCCCCGCAGTACACCAAGCGTTAA
- the truA gene encoding tRNA pseudouridine(38-40) synthase TruA, whose protein sequence is MRLLSGPALATMKLALLVEYDGTGYHGFQRQAPEREPTVQGMLEAAVTRICQRYVPVIGAGRTDSGAHASGQVAHFQVDSPLKPEDWHRALNAVLPADIAVRRVAQVRDDFHARYSALSRSYRYTVLNDRWPSPLRERYMYRVSEPLDVAALDRACAALLGEHDFRAFGRSPRDSRSARGHSCVRLMLAAGCRGDEGSGLIFFDFTANGFLTGMIRRLVGTLLLVGKGHLEVDGFAQILASAHEAHPGASVPACGLCLTHVAYPPETLLWSEA, encoded by the coding sequence TTGCGTTTGCTGTCTGGCCCGGCGCTTGCAACGATGAAGCTTGCTTTGCTGGTTGAATACGATGGCACAGGCTATCATGGCTTCCAGCGCCAGGCCCCTGAGCGCGAGCCAACGGTGCAGGGCATGCTGGAGGCAGCCGTGACTCGTATCTGCCAGCGATATGTGCCGGTGATTGGGGCGGGGCGCACAGACAGTGGGGCGCATGCTTCGGGGCAGGTGGCGCATTTTCAGGTGGATAGCCCTCTGAAGCCTGAAGATTGGCATCGGGCGCTCAATGCGGTCTTGCCTGCCGATATTGCGGTGCGTCGGGTGGCGCAGGTTCGAGATGATTTTCATGCGCGTTACAGCGCCCTTTCGCGCAGTTATCGCTATACGGTGCTGAATGATCGCTGGCCGTCGCCCTTGCGCGAACGCTACATGTATCGCGTGAGTGAGCCGTTAGATGTGGCGGCGCTTGATCGAGCGTGCGCTGCGCTGCTGGGCGAACATGATTTTCGGGCTTTCGGGCGTAGTCCGCGCGATAGCCGGTCTGCTAGAGGGCATTCGTGTGTGCGCCTGATGCTGGCGGCGGGCTGTCGGGGTGATGAGGGGTCTGGCCTGATCTTTTTTGATTTTACTGCCAATGGCTTTTTGACGGGGATGATTCGGCGATTGGTGGGTACGCTGCTCCTGGTCGGCAAGGGACACCTGGAGGTTGATGGCTTTGCGCAGATTCTCGCCAGTGCGCATGAGGCGCATCCTGGAGCGTCTGTCCCGGCCTGTGGGCTGTGTCTGACACATGTGGCCTACCCACCAGAGACGCTGCTCTGGAGCGAAGCGTAA